One genomic segment of Plasmodium cynomolgi strain B DNA, chromosome 14, whole genome shotgun sequence includes these proteins:
- a CDS encoding tetQ family GTPase (putative): MQFLRKCPDLQAEWGCPLRVNALYQRTIVQQYKHADIHRGVNAKEGSVLSASCVVFKVPWVWREGLVNLGILAHIDAGKTTISEDILYNANEIKVKGSIHDQNTQLDFLRQERERGITIKTAYSCFKWNNIMVNLIDTPGHVDFSNETFISLCVLDKCVIVVDAKEGIQIQTFHLFHYIKENLPIFFLNKMDIHETDLDYNMENLKKNLSRKSVLVTYPVYKNKMLKFILDLPSMSLYWYPQGRYGQKFSYNRIGLASVLQHMDCEIVRSHFAAIGVGEVASTGTETITMEYLLRVLSRDTIHQALQKREELVEALCDLEPDLERKYINNICIEYSEVRKCLAKWINQKEIFPVFSGSALNSFGVHLLLDYITSGGVAVGGDHSNRENPPFGVKAPQMGSKTNIVQGNSPVGPSPISLVSEKNGHNTFCKVLKGELAKNAKVLNLRSGGIEVVKDIYKVKADRYVMINLLKTNDIGMVRGLEHVRVCDFMCELEEPACNLDCGDVVGGERRVSTTMLRTRNDGAADQKRKKKSETTSQGGPLNRDNSLRDNSLRGKSLQDKSLRDKSLQDNSLRDIYRYMKHEIESKELWFFLKNYKKRISKNVIVCTCAIEPKDYKKENELKEVLRNICLEDNSIAVYTDPNRKFVIGSIGMLNIEVTLDKIKSDYNIDIRTEEVEVVEKEYLTGHYEETMTKEMKVNSNLSSITIGLTIREKEFVDVSRFIQNALRYDSVSKLVKSTRGQAGEEAVSEEAASEEAVSEEVANEEQNITTMQRNGPLPTAPNRRDSVFCAPPQRGGRPPNQPNCSIEVELNNSDEGLTGAMGRGECTNKISINANCEGGRITGSADWASGSKEVSPPHREHPNGEVKEEVNEDANKDVDEDVDEDVDEDVDEDVDEDVDKDVDEDVDEDVDEDVDEDVDEYLLNFNYEDLFQSSSCIVTLKNCLTSGFQTSGSIISTEVEITKLDLSDDTTVAVVKYACNDLYYRMIKRANVCVAKPISLLHIQTEESFVGIIVKDLIQQRNGTIIQISKNNDSCHFKSMKIIAIAPVKHTHNYASILRSISSGHANCLMTFCGYSKAG; the protein is encoded by the exons ATGCAGTTCCTTCGTAAGTGCCCTGATTTGCAAGCCGAGTGGGGATGTCCCCTAAGAGTGAACGCCCTATACCAACGCACAATAGTGCAGCAATACAAGCACGCTGATATTCACAGGGGAGTAAACGCGAAAGAAGGCTCCGTGTTGTCCGCATCCTGCGTGGTTTTCAAAGTTCCATGGGTGTGGCGAGAAGGG CTGGTGAATCTGGGGATCCTTGCGCACATCGACGCAGGGAAGACAACCATATCGGAAGACATCCTGTACAACGCCAACGAAATAAAGGTGAAGGGAAGTATCCACGATCAAAACACACAGCTGGATTTTTTAAGACAAGAGAGAGAAAGGGGAATAACAATCAAGACAGCCTACTCATGCTTTAAATGGAATAATATAATGGTCAATTTAATAGATACCCCAGGACATGTCGACTTCAGCAACGAAACCTTTATCTCATTATGCGTCTTAGACAAGTGTGTTATTGTGGTGGATGCCAAGGAGGGGATTCAAATTCAAACGTTCCACCTGTTCCACTACATAAAGGAAAAtctccctattttttttttaaacaaaatggatataCACGAAACGGATCTCGATTACAATATGGaaaatctaaaaaaaaatttgagtcGAAAGAGTGTCCTTGTCACTTACCctgtgtataaaaataagatgctgaaatttattttggatCTTCCTTCCATGTCTCTTTATTGGTATCCGCAGGGGAGGTATGGACAAAAATTTAGTTACAACAGAATTGGCCTTGCTTCTGTTTTGCAGCATATGGACTGCGAAATTGTGAGGAGTCATTTTGCTGCCATAGGAGTGGGTGAGGTGGCCTCAACTGGTACTGAGACGATCACCATGGAGTATCTCCTAAGAGTGCTATCAAGAGACACCATCCATCAAGCTTTACAGAAAAGGGAGGAGCTTGTGGAGGCGCTCTGTGATTTGGAACCAGACTTGGAGCGCAAGTACATAAACAATATATGCATAGAATACAGTGAGGTGAGGAAGTGCCTAGCCAAGTGGATAAACCAGAAGGAGATTTTTCCAGTATTTTCTGGCAGTGCTTTGAATTCTTTTGGTGTTCACCTCCTTCTGGATTACATCACAAGCGGTGGTGTCGCGGTGGGGGGTGACCACTCCAATAGGGAGaaccccccatttggagtAAAAGCACCACAAATGGGCTCCAAAACGAATATTGTGCAGGGTAACTCCCCAGTGGGGCCTTCTCCAATTAGT CTTGTGAGCGAAAAGAATGGACATAACACATTTTGCAAAGTTCTCAAAGGAGAATTAGCTAAAAATGCCAAAGTTTTAAATCTGCGAAGTGGAGGAATCGAAGTGGTGAAGGATATTTACAAAGTCAAAGCGGATAGGTATGTTATGATCAACCTGTTGAAGACGAATGACATAGGAATGGTTCGTGGACTCGAACATGTCCGCGTGTGCGATTTTATGTGCGAATTGGAGGAACCAGCTTGTAACCTAGATTGTGGAGACGTAGTGGGAGGAGAGCGCCGGGTGAGCACCACCATGCTGCGCACCAGGAATGATGGCGCAGCTGaccagaaaaggaaaaagaaaagcgagACGACCAGCCAGGGGGGCCCACTTAACCGGGATAACTCGCTTCGGGATAACTCGCTTCGGGGCAAATCGCTCCAGGACAAATCGCTCCGGGACAAATCGCTCCAGGACAACTCGCTTCGAGACATCTACAGATACATGAAACACGAAATAGAAAGCAAAGAGTTGTGGTTCTTTCTCaagaattataaaaaacgGATAAGCAAAAATGTCATCGTATGCACGTGCGCTATAGAGCCAAAGgattataaaaaggaaaacgaacTTAAGGAGGTTCTGCGAAACATCTGCTTGGAAGATAACAGCATCGCTGTGTACACAGATCCCAATCGAAAATTCGTCATTGGATCCATAGGAATGCTAAACATCGAAGTCACgttggacaaaataaaaagtgattATAATATCGATATCAGGACGGAGGAGGTGGAGGTAGTGGAGAAGGAATATCTTACGGGGCACTACGAAGAGACCATGACGAAAGAGATGAAGGTGAATTCCAACCTCTCTAGCATAACGATTGGATTAACCATTCGCGAGAAGGAGTTCGTGGACGTTTCGAGATTCATCCAAAATGCGCTCAGGTATGATAGTGTGTCGAAGTTGGTGAAGTCGACTAGGGGGCAGGCAGGGGAGGAAGCAGTCAGCGAGGAAGCAGCCAGCGAGGAAGCAGTCAGCGAGGAAGTAGCCAACGAGGAGCAAAACATCACTACCATGCAGCGGAATGGTCCCTTGCCAACCGCACCGAACAGACGTGACTCTGTTTTTTGTGCCCCACCCCAGAGGGGAGGTCGGCCCCCGAATCAACCCAACTGCAGCATTGAGGTGGAGCTTAACAACTCAGACGAGGGGCTAACTGGTGCTATGGGGCGGGGAGAGTGCACAAACAAAATTAGTATTAACGCGAACTGTGAGGGGGGTCGAATCACTGGCTCAGCTGATTGGGCGAGTGGGTCGAAAGaggtttcccccccccacagGGAGCACCCGAACGGAgaagtgaaggaagaagtgaaCGAAGATGCAAACAAAGATGTGGACGAAGACGTGGACGAAGATGTGGACGAAGACGTGGACGAAGATGTGGACGAAGACGTGGACAAAGACGTGGACGAAGACGTGGACGAAGACGTGGACGAAGACGTGGACGAAGACGTGGATGAGTACCTCCTCAACTTCAACTACGAGGACCTGTTCCAAAGCAGC AGCTGTATTGTCACACTGAAGAATTGCCTAACCAGTGGCTTCCAAACAAGCGGAAGCATCATCAGCACGGAGGTTGAAATTACAAAGTTGGACCTATCGGATGACACCACTGTAGCGGTAGTCAAATACGCATGTAACGATTTGTATTATCGAATGATTAAGCGAGCCAACGTGTGCGTAGCGAAGCCTATATCTCTACTGCATATTCAGACGGAGGAATCCTTTGTGGGCATCATAGTGAAGGATCTAATTCAGCAAAGAAATGGGACCATTATTCAGATCTCGAAGAATAATGACTCCTGCCATTTTAAGAGCATGAAGATTATTGCCATTGCTCCGGTGAAACACACGCATAATTACGCCTCCATTTTGAGGTCCATTTCGAGTGGCCACGCCAACTGTTTGATGACCTTTTGCGGTTACAGCAAGGCGGGGTAG
- a CDS encoding methyltransferase (putative) has protein sequence MHPPHGSEMSNPMMFDMTPGLNRERPQNFIRDSDENKRFDKYPKLKQLLELKNIIIKKRSTPARYINCDLRTFDLGSLGTKFDVILIDPPWKEYYDRKIHNLDLLNSMHIENYDLNGDINNDRDKF, from the exons ATGCATCCCCCGCATGGTAGTGAAATGAGCAACCCCATGATGTTTGACATGACACCAGGCTTAAACA GAGAAAGgccacaaaattttattagaGATAGTGATGAAAATAAGAGATTCGATAAATACCCTAAGCTGAAGCAACTCCtagaattgaaaaatattatcataaaGAAAAGGTCCACCCCAGCTAGGTACATCAATTGTGATCTAAGGACATTCGACTTGGGATCATTAGGAACAAAATTTGATGTCATCCTTATCGACCCACCTTGGAAAGAATACTACGACAGGAAAATACACAACCTAGATTTACTGAACAGCATGCACATAGAAAACTACGATTTGAATGGAGATATCAATAATGACAGAGATAAATTT
- a CDS encoding serine hydroxymethyltransferase (putative), translating to NLTNVAVRECLGNRVSNKYSEGYPKKRYYGGNDYIDKIEELCQKRALEAFNVSEEEWGVNVQPLSGSAANVQALYALVGVKGKIMGMHLCSGGHLTHGFFDEKKKVSITSDMFESKLYKCNDQGYVDFDVVREMALSFQPKVIICGYTSYPRDIDYQKFRQICDEVNAYLFADISHISSFVACKILNNPFLHADVVTTTTHKILRGPRSALVFYNKKKNPGIDQKINSAVFPSFQGGPHNNKIAAVACQLKEVQSADFKAYTQQVLLNSKALAKSLLSKNIDLVTNGTDNHLVVVDLRKFGITGSKLQETCNAINVALNKNTIPSDVDCVSPSGVRIGTPAMTTRGAKEKDMEFIADILERAIKITVALQEQYGKKLVDFKKGLPGNAELQKLKQEVVSWAGALPFP from the coding sequence AACCTGACGAACGTGGCCGTGCGCGAGTGCCTCGGGAATCGAGTGAGTAACAAGTACTCGGAGGGTTACCCCAAGAAGAGATACTACGGAGGGAATGACTACATTGATAAAATCGAGGAGCTCTGCCAAAAGAGGGCACTAGAAGCCTTCAACGTAAGCGAAGAAGAATGGGGAGTGAACGTGCAACCTCTTTCCGGATCTGCGGCCAATGTCCAAGCCCTATACGCTCTAGTAGGagtaaagggaaaaataatggGAATGCATCTATGCTCAGGAGGACATTTAACACATGGGTtctttgatgaaaaaaaaaaagtttcaatCACATCGGACATGTTTGAATCAAAGCTCTACAAGTGTAACGACCAAGGATATGTAGACTTTGATGTTGTTCGCGAGATGGCCTTGTCCTTCCAACCTAAGGTCATAATATGTGGATACACGAGCTACCCTAGAGACATAGACTATCAGAAATTTAGACAAATCTGTGATGAAGTGAATGCATATCTATTTGCAGATATTTCACACATCTCAAGTTTTGTTGCATGCAAAATATTGAATAATCCATTTCTGCATGCAGATGTAGTTACCACAACGACtcataaaatattaagaGGGCCTAGAAGTGCTTTggtattttataataaaaaaaaaaatccaggAATtgatcaaaaaataaatagtgcagtATTTCCTAGCTTCCAAGGGGGACCTCACAATAACAAAATTGCAGCTGTTGCTTGTCAATTGAAGGAGGTTCAGTCAGCCGATTTTAAGGCATACACACAACAGGTTCTACTAAACAGTAAAGCACTAGCTAAATCGTTACttagtaaaaatattgactTAGTTACCAACGGAACGGATAATCACCTTGTTGTTGTAGACCTGAGGAAGTTTGGCATTACAGGATCTAAACTACAGGAAACGTGTAATGCGATTAACGTGGCACTGAATAAAAACACCATTCCGTCGGATGTGGACTGCGTCTCGCCGAGTGGGGTACGTATTGGTACTCCTGCCATGACTACCAGAGGtgcaaaggaaaaggacaTGGAATTTATCGCAGATATTTTGGAGAGGGCCATCAAAATAACTGTGGCTTTGCAGGAGCAGTATGGAAAAAAACTCGTCGACTTTAAGAAGGGTTTGCCTGGTAATGCTGAACTGCAGAAGTTGAAGCAGGAGGTTGTTAGCTGGGCCGGCGCCTTGCCCTTCCCCTGA
- a CDS encoding ATP synthase beta chain mitochondrial precursor (putative), with protein SESAHLKKNTATGTKGSGDATAANKRDEKGSSTKVGKISQVIGAVVDVEFGDTPPSILNALEADLDDKKIILEVAQHLGNKVVRTIAMDATDGLVRGQKVLDSGKPISVPVGKETLGRIMNVIGEPIDECGSIKCKKMLPIHRDPPLFTDQSTEPALLITGIKVVDLIAPYAKGGKIGLFGGAGVGKTVLIMELINNVAKKHGGYSVFAGVGERTREGNDLYHEMITTGVIKKKKIGNGEYDFNGSKAALVYGQMNEPPGARARVALTGLTVAEYFRDEENQDVLLFVDNIYRFTQAGSEVSALLGRIPSAVGYQPTLSTDLGALQERITTTKNGSITSVQAVYVPADDLTDPAPATTFSHLDATTVLSRSIAELGIYPAVDPLDSTSRMLTPDIVGAEQYEVARNVQQILQDYKSLQDIIAILGIDELSEQDKLTVARARKVQRFLSQPFAVAEVFTGKPGRFVELDDTIKGFSELLKGNCDDLPEMAFYMVGDLEEVKSKAVEMAKQVS; from the coding sequence AGCGAAAGCGCCCACCTGAAGAAGAACACTGCCACAGGGACTAAAGGCTCAGGAGATGCTACAGCAGCAAATAAAAGAGACGAAAAGGGGAGTAGCaccaaagtgggaaaaatatcACAAGTCATAGGAGCCGTGGTAGATGTGGAATTTGGGGACACTCCCCCTTCCATTCTAAACGCACTTGAAGCAGACCtggatgataaaaaaatcatcttAGAAGTAGCACAACATTTAGGAAACAAAGTAGTGAGGACCATCGCCATGGATGCAACGGATGGGTTAGTCAGAGGACAAAAAGTTTTAGATAGTGGCAAACCAATATCAGTACCGGTAGGGAAAGAAACTCTTGGGAGAATTATGAATGTAATTGGGGAACCTATAGATGAATGCGGAAgcataaaatgtaaaaaaatgctacCGATTCATAGAGATCCACCATTATTCACAGATCAGAGTACCGAACCCGCACTTCTAATTACAGGTATTAAGGTAGTGGATCTAATTGCACCATATGctaagggggggaaaataggTCTGTTTGGCGGAGCAGGAGTGGGAAAAACGGTACTGATTATggaattaattaataatgtAGCAAAGAAACATGGAGGATATTCTGTCTTTGCTGGAGTTGGTGAGAGGACAAGAGAAGGGAACGACTTGTATCATGAAATGATAACAACTGGGGtgattaagaaaaaaaaaattggaaatggAGAGTATGATTTTAATGGTTCAAAGGCAGCTCTGGTATATGGACAAATGAATGAACCTCCAGGAGCTCGTGCAAGAGTTGCCCTAACTGGTTTAACCGTGGCTGAGTATTTCCGAGATGAAGAAAATCAAGATGTGTTACTCTTTGTCGATAATATATACAGATTTACACAAGCAGGTTCCGAGGTATCAGCTTTGTTAGGTCGTATTCCTTCAGCAGTTGGATACCAACCTACACTATCCACAGATTTGGGAGCTCTACAGGAGAGAATCACCACCACGAAAAATGGTTCTATCACATCTGTTCAGGCTGTCTATGTACCAGCAGATGATCTAACAGATCCTGCACCTGCAACGACCTTTTCTCATCTTGATGCAACGACTGTTCTGTCGAGATCTATAGCTGAGTTAGGTATCTACCCTGCTGTTGACCCATTAGATTCTACCTCCCGTATGTTAACCCCAGATATTGTCGGTGCGGAGCAATATGAAGTAGCCAGAAATGTGCAACAGATTTTACAGGATTATAAATCATTACAAGATATTATTGCCATTTTAGGAATAGATGAGCTGTCCGAACAGGATAAGCTAACTGTCGCCAGGGCAAGAAAGGTGCAGAGATTCCTGTCGCAACCATTTGCCGTGGCTGAAGTGTTTACTGGTAAGCCTGGGAGGTTTGTAGAGTTGGATGATACCATCAAGGGCTTTTCTGAGCTCCTCAAGGGCAACTGTGACGACCTGCCCGAAATGGCCTTCTATATGGTGGGCGACCTGGAGGAAGTGAAGTCCAAGGCGGTTGAGATGGCCAAGCAGGTTTCG
- a CDS encoding hypothetical protein (putative): ISFSFYYFCIKKKKKNEEYFSCEKMSKCLHIDVKQHLKMEEIPYNRIVLFCRYSYTNKIYLRPTSSSDVYDLHELFRKYSQQTGGDENHYLIYNLIEKKTDEDILLSILNNKKKIIGFVWLKKNIDVNVLVNLYNLKGYNYMLRRKFFQDIAPSLVPFSEGTKNLNKKKKNLFIQFKQFILSQISVECEEDLDKKHEIDADVIYGYLREHLMEDVEEYAEYFAKKDLDTRVILRNIYSKLQYDYENCSQDPDNRSVNFALMNRLVNLCAHISYSDVMRTRSYKLEKRGIHIAKVSAKFQSHFDKVEMLYYDFNTDKTYKKIYDKVWRKKAGIKTDEGGEHGTDEEGSIRERIKCNQFDAKKINIIKLNCDNSGTSKSGKSSKEVVNLSYFDIFLLLQNIYPEIFKKNEIILLFLFLDLYELITVEESTPFDCVSFKLYLDELVDIKKNYFICKYKHIDWLSSLSEKEKNAFSLNLFILNDKVGWERQERGIKAEGEWQKSGRRVEYDPTSTHYQHHCKDVLLKIEKYYDEVDYVVATNNERGRIPLILNYFNRVKKKKKTNTLESLYLKAFDFKDVILRNENREEKHFLLSFFLSIIIFKFYDKRIIHNILGMTKACSCQIAVGDNTYSDVYKHFKFLFIKDNSVSVFKKESPMCNVEASHNHMDGNRPKNEHQEGFYLVMTKQMCLKKYTNIDHNIVFWGINDISLSVIYRLMTNNEYFFNNLIIVSPYRNNFLEGTITEVIEKDDHSCNTIKNWSLENLAMYKKLSNLMIKQRREKKIELNNNQFIFYDYLFICFDKEDISTYSFQLNSYEMGKKKNFNFIERNKSSACPNECFDFLTKAKDYEKFESSEWPAKELSVERGTLRRGTPRRGTPRRGIYRQNRVKRQHVAGNSDKAGNSDKAGNSGETVRAAARPSAERKNVEGLFSISDPFLDKYFDKNSTYMTVVKNCVSYIVIYSDNMDILTVVNFFLRNGVNSYKLLIVSPHTCAKCTEKNPKNNLREKISTHRLYYQHKEHLKKNYIISDESLKKNSYHKNCVPDNVKHVLNKVFVLFHFLKIRIIQGEIIAIKKNKQNRLKHVVVRFCKHGKVDPTLVSAQKFIFRNTVLIPCRVLLCSYVFNISNHLHYVLNKASIVYNDRICVNHNFQTNDKFIFSAGELCAFSSKYRIGKENVLNHEQYNGSEIGKLVSKRFLSIIIENVRLPCDFSESQKSVSGGQHEGKKNSISGVSTNGGNVQRGERCHDDDSYLHGDEDNPVDLYRRLKVFEKPIIHFSCLPCDFYFYHFQAPTGDLCKFHDPCAAGEGSICSAGLVGGLGNGGGLDNGGCLSNSGCIGSIGRVNSTSHNATAGTHSTNVYNEAFLTDTLKICVRRDMQLSERFKVKHFEVASNISTEGYYCRVTTNKFNLINSFTYLGRQKLNFHNLHKLCNMSINYFYAILKSIKNYPNYDILSLLSEEREKSIFHYK; this comes from the exons ATatcgttttcattttactatttttgcataaaaaaaaaaaaaaaaaatgaggaatatTTCTCCTGTGAGAAGATGAGCAAGTGTCTACACATCGATGTGAAGCAGCATTTGAAAATGGAGGAGATTCCATATAATCGGattgttcttttttgtagATACTCTTAcactaataaaatttatttacgaCCGACAAGCAGCTCGGATGTATACGATCTGCATGAACTGTTCAGAAAATATTCACAACAAACTGGAGGGGATGAAAATCACTATCTTATTTACAACCttattgagaaaaaaactgaTGAAGATATCCTCCTATCAATACTTaacaataagaaaaaaattattggcTTCGTTTGgctaaagaaaaacataGACGTTAATGTCCTTGTCAATCTGTACAATTTGAAGGGCTACAACTATATGCTGCGACGGAAATTTTTTCAGGACATTGCCCCATCCTTG GTTCCTTTCTCCGAAGGGACGAAAAAtctcaacaaaaaaaaaaaaaatctgttcATCCAATTTAAGCAATTCATTTTGAGCCAAATCAGCGTTGAGTGCGAAGAGGACCTGGACAAGAAGCACGAAATCGATGCGGATGTTATTTATGGCTACTTACGGGAACATTTGATGGAGGACGTGGAGGAGTACGCCGAGTATTTTGCCAAAAAGGATTTAGACACACGTGTGATCCTGCGGAACATCTACAGCAAG CTGCAGTACGACTATGAAAACTGCTCGCAGGACCCGGACAACCGCAGCGTCAATTTTGCACTGATGAACAGGCTGGTCAACCTGTGTGCCCACATAAGCTACTCTGATGTAATGCGAACGAGGAGTtacaaattggaaaaacgTGGCATACAC ATCGCCAAAGTCAGCGCCAAATTTCAAAGCCATTTCGACAAGGTCGAGATGCTCTACTACGACTTCAACACGGACAAGACGTACAAAAAGATATACGACAAAgtatggaggaagaaggcgGGCATAAAGACTGACGAGGGGGGAGAACACGGTACAGACGAGGAGGGATCCATAAGGGAGAGAATAAAGTGCAACCAGTTTG atgcaaaaaaaatcaacatcATCAAGCTGAACTGCGACAATAGCGGCACGAGCAAGTCGGGAAAGAGCTCCAAGGAGGTGGTGAACCTGTCCTACTTCGACATATTCCTTCTCCTGCAGAATATCTACCCGGAGATCTTCAAAAAG AACGAGATCAtccttctctttcttttcctcgACTTGTACGAGTTGATCACCGTGGAGGAGTCGACCCCGTTTGATTGCGTCTCATTCAAG ctCTACCTGGACGAACTGGTGGACATTAAGAAAAACTACTTCATCTGCAAATACAAGCACATAGACTGGCTGAGCAGTTTGagtgaaaaggagaagaacgcCTTTTCGTTAaacttgttcattttgaatGACAAGGTGGGTTGGGAGCGGCAGGAGAGAGGCATAAAAGCGGAAGGAGAGTGGCAGAAAAGCGGAAGGAGAGTGGAATACGACCCAACGAGCACACAC TACCAGCATCACTGCAAAGACGTGCTGCTGAAGATCGAGAAGTACTACGATGAAGTGGACTATGTTGTCGCCACCAACAACGAGCGAGGGAGAATCCCTCTCATCTTAAATTACTTCAATCgcgtgaagaagaaaaaaaagacaaacacTTTGGAGTCGTTGTAT CTGAAAGCCTTCGATTTTAAGGACGTCATCCTGAGGAACGAGAATCGGGAAGAGAAGCACTTCCTgctctccttctttttgtccataattattttcaagtTTTACGACAAGCGTATTATCCACAACATTTTGGG AATGACGAAGGCCTGTTCGTGCCAGATCGCCGTGGGAGACAACACCTACAGCGACGTCTACAAGCACTTCAAGTTTCTGTTTATAAAGGATAACAGTGTGAGTGTGTTTAAGAAGGAGTCCCCCATGTGTAATGTAGAAGCGAGTCATAACCATATGGATGGCAACAGACCAAAGAACGAACACCAAGAAGGGTTTTACCTCGTGATGACGAAGCAAATGtgtcttaaaaaatatacaaatatagATCATAACATCGTTTTTTGGGGAATCAATGACATATCCCTTAGTGTGATATATAGACTTATGACAAACaatgagtatttttttaataacctAATTATAGTTAGTCCTtatagaaataattttttggaaggaACCATTACTGAGGTAATAGAAAAAGACGATCATAGCTGTAACACTATCAAAAACTGGAGCTTGGAAAATCTAGCCATGTATAAAAAGCTATCTAATTTAATGATAAAACAAAGA agagaaaaaaaaatcgaattgAATAATaatcaatttattttttatgattatttatttatttgctttgATAAAGAAGACATTAGTACTTATTCGTTCCAACTGAATAGCTatgaaatggggaagaaaaagaatttcaATTTTATCGAGAGGAATAAGAGCTCTGCTTGCCCAAATGAATGCTTTGACTTTTTGACTAAGGCGAAGGATTACGAGAAGTTCGAGTCGAGCGAATGGCCTGCAAAGGAGCTATCCGTCGAGAGGGGCACTCTTCGGAGGGGTACACCTAGGAGGGGTACTCCTCGGAGGGGGATATATCGCCAGAACAGGGTGAAGAGGCAGCATGTG GCGGGAAATTCGGACAAAGCGGGCAATTCGGACAAAGCGGGCAATTCGGGTGAGACGGTGCGGGCTGCGGCGCGTCCCTCCGCGGAGAGGAAAAACGTGGAAGGGTTGTTCAGCATCAGCGACCCCTTCTTGGATAAATACTTCGACAAAAACAGCACCTACATGACCGTAGTGAAAAACTGCGTAAGTTACATCGTCATCTATAGTGATAACATGGACATCCTCACcgtagttaatttttttctgagaaACGGAGTCAACTCGTATAAGCTGTTAATTGTATCACCACACACATGTGCCAAGTGCactgaaaaaaatccaaaaaataatttaagggaaaaaatatctacaCATAGACTCTATTACCAACACAAAGAACAcctgaagaaaaattacataatatcTGATGagtcacttaaaaaaaatagttatcACAAGAATTGCGTACCTGATAACGTTAAGCATGTCCTAAACAAAGtatttgtcctttttcattttctaaaaatacGTATCATCCAGGGAGAGATCATTGCCATTAAGAAGAATAAGCAGAACCGCCTGAAACACGTCGTGGTTCGCTTTTGCAAGCATGGGAAGGTTGATCCGACCTTGGTGTCCGCTCAGAAGTTTATTTTCAGGAACACCGTGTTGATTCCCTGCAGGGTTTTGCTCTGTTCCTACGTGTTCAACATCAGCAACCATCTACACTATGTGCTCAATAAGGCCTCCATAGTGTACAACGACCGCATCTGTGTGaatcataattttcaa aCGAACGACAAATTTATCTTCAGCGCCGGAGAGCTATGTGCATTTTCGAGTAAATATCGAATAGGAAAAGAGAACGTATTAAACCACGAGCAGTACAATGGTAGCGAAATTGGGAAGCTCGTAAGCAAAAGATTTTTAAGTATTATTATTGAGAATGTTCGTTTGCCGTGTGATTTTTCAGAATCACAGAAAAGCGTGAGTGGGGGGCAGcatgaggggaagaagaattcCATCAGTGGGGTGtccacaaatggggggaatgTCCAACGTGGTGAAAGATGCCATGATGACGATAGCTACCTGCATGGGGATGAGGACAACCCTGTGGATCTGTACAGAAGGCTGAAGGTGTTCGAGAAGCCCATTATCCACTTCAGCTGCCTTCCTTGCGATTTTTACTTCTATCATTTCCAAGCGCCCACGGGGGACCTCTGCAAGTTCCACGACCCGTGTGCCGCGGGGGAGGGCAGCATCTGCAGTGCAGGCCTTGTTGGCGGTTTAGGCAATGGTGGCGGTTTAGACAATGGTGGCTGCTTAAGCAATTCTGGCTGCATCGGCAGTATCGGCCGAGTAAACTCCACGAGCCACAACGCAACTGCGGGGACGCACTCGACGAATGTGTATAACGAAGCCTTCCTGACGGACACCCTAAAGATATGCGTGCGCAGGGACATGCAGCTAAGCGAGCGATTCAAAGTGAAGCACTTCGAGGTCGCCAGCAACATCAGCACGGAGGGGTACTACTGTAGGGTCACGACGAATAAGTTTAACCTGATAAATTCGTTCACGTACTTGG GCCGCCAAAAGCTCAACTTCCACAACCTGCACAAACTGTGCAATATGTCAATCAACTATTTCTACGCGATTCTAAAAAGCATAAAGAACTACCCGAACTATGACATTTTGAGCTTGCTGAGTgaggagagggagaagtCCATTTTTCACTACAAGTAG